The following proteins are encoded in a genomic region of Oncorhynchus masou masou isolate Uvic2021 chromosome 19, UVic_Omas_1.1, whole genome shotgun sequence:
- the LOC135505866 gene encoding potassium channel subfamily K member 1-like — protein MYRQCASLVERHRSELSFALLLSGYALYLILGAWVFSAVELPYEQRLREQLETARQKFLWDNACVSDERLEELLTRALHASNYGVSVLGNASENNWDFISSLFFTSTVLTTTGYGHTVPLSDGGKVFCVFYSLLGIPVTLLFLSALVQRIMVLVTRRPVAYLHLRWGVSKPKFAAVHAACLSVVAALLLFLLPAVVFCRLEPLWSYLESLYFCFISLTTIGLGDYVPGETHNTVPNSHRTLYKLAITLYLLLGLVCLLVVVETCCELPQLKSFRRRFYRENNAPESETRDQEEFSSTEHDQMTDHLTDQLTFSSVSAQAASLRQDNTPWQ, from the exons ATGTACCGCCAGTGCGCGAGTCTGGTGGAACGACACCGGTCAGAGCTGAGTTTCGCATTGCTGTTGTCAGGCTATGCGCTCTACCTGATTCTTGGCGCATGGGTCTTCTCCGCCGTTGAGCTTCCATATGAGCAACGGCTGCGCGAACAGCTGGAGACCGCCCGGCAAAAGTTTCTCTGGGACAACGCGTGCGTGTCTGACGAAAGGCTCGAGGAGCTTCTGACCCGCGCGCTGCATGCCAGTAACTACGGCGTGTCGGTGCTCGGTAACGCTAGCGAAAACAACTGGGACttcatctcctctctgttcttTACCAGCACAGTTCTAACCACCACGG GCTATGGTCACACTGTACCACTCTCAGATGGAGGAAAGGTATTCTGTGTGTTCTACTCTCTCCTCGGAATCCCCgtcactctcctcttcctctccgccCTGGTACAAAGAATTATGGTCCTGGTGACACGCCGGCCTGTGGCGTACCTTCACCTGCGATGGGGAGTGTCCAAACCAAAGTTTGCCGCTGTCCATGCGGCATGTCTATCCGTTGTTGCAGCactgctcctcttcctcctaccAGCGGTAGTGTTCTGCAGGCTGGAGCCTCTATGGAGCTACCTGGAGTCCCTCTACTTCTGCTTCATCTCGCTTACTACAATTGGCCTAGGAGACTATGTACCTGGAGAGACTCACAATACCGTTCCCAACTCTCACCGCACGCTATATAAGCTGGCTATTACAC TGTACCTGTTGCTTGGCTTGGTGTGTctgttggtggtggtggagacGTGTTGTGAGCTGCCACAGCTGAAGAGCTTCAGGAGGAGATTCTACAGAGAAAATAATGCTCCAgagtcagagaccagagaccaggagGAGTTTAGCAGCACAGAACATGATCAAATGACTGACCACCTAACTGATCAGCTGACCTTCTCCTCAGTGTCCGCCCAGGCCGCCTCCCTCCGCCAGGACAACACTCCCTGGCAATAG